One stretch of Marinobacterium iners DNA includes these proteins:
- a CDS encoding septal ring lytic transglycosylase RlpA family protein has protein sequence MKRLMLPLLAVALTLGGCASKDSGSSSRYSMKHDRGPDQAISMAHVPDAVPRYEPVSRWGNKSPYEVLGKRYYVLPNAEGYRVRGNASWYGKKFHGHTTSNGEIYDMYQMTAAHKSLPLPSFVRVTNLDNGRQVVVRVNDRGPFHDDRVIDLSYAAAYRLDMLQKGTARVEVEAIIPGSTGAVLAQSREEEGRSLVSADQAAITGRMLQIAAFSTESGARDVAERLRGLLQEPVQINPVQREARTLYRVHLGPLTGSHTLSWILDQLKAAGYPGAHLVDLP, from the coding sequence ATGAAAAGGCTGATGTTGCCGCTGCTGGCAGTAGCACTGACCCTGGGCGGTTGCGCTTCCAAGGACAGCGGCAGCAGCAGTCGTTACAGTATGAAGCATGATCGTGGGCCTGATCAGGCGATCAGTATGGCTCATGTGCCGGATGCCGTGCCGCGCTACGAGCCGGTCAGCCGCTGGGGCAACAAAAGCCCCTATGAGGTGCTTGGCAAGCGCTACTACGTATTACCGAATGCCGAAGGTTATCGTGTGCGGGGCAATGCCTCGTGGTATGGCAAAAAATTCCATGGCCACACCACTTCGAACGGTGAAATATACGACATGTACCAGATGACAGCGGCGCACAAATCGCTGCCGTTACCCAGTTTTGTTCGAGTGACGAACCTCGACAATGGCCGTCAGGTGGTCGTGCGGGTTAACGACCGCGGCCCATTTCATGATGACCGGGTAATCGATCTGTCCTACGCGGCGGCCTACCGTCTGGACATGCTGCAGAAGGGCACGGCCCGAGTTGAAGTGGAGGCAATCATTCCAGGCAGTACCGGTGCCGTGCTGGCGCAGTCCAGAGAGGAGGAAGGGCGCAGCCTGGTCAGTGCTGATCAAGCTGCGATCACTGGACGCATGTTGCAGATCGCGGCATTCTCAACCGAGTCTGGTGCTCGGGATGTTGCGGAACGTCTGCGTGGTCTGCTGCAAGAGCCGGTTCAGATCAACCCGGTGCAGCGTGAAGCGCGAACCCTTTACCGGGTTCATCTGGGTCCACTGACTGGCAGTCATACACTGAGCTGGATTCTGGATCAGCTTAAGGCAGCGGGTTATCCGGGCGCACACTTGGTGGACTTGCCCTGA
- the mrdA gene encoding penicillin-binding protein 2 produces MAPFERLKDYSQESITFTNRAAFAFGCVLLLMLILIGRVYYLQVIEFDRYAAISEKNRVQLQPVAPRRGLIYDRNGVLLADNQPNFSVTLLKEEVQDLDTTLAELAELIELSERDIERFEQRLQQRRRPFETVPLRFGLSEDEIARISLNYHRLPGVQVEADLIRRYPYGESLAHALGYVGRINERELGQVDPINYAATHYIGKLGIERFYEDLLHGQVGFQKVETNARGRILRVLEREDPVPGQNIQLSLDLRLQQFSESLLEGRRASIVAIEPGSGEILALVSTPGYDPNLFVTGISSRDYSALRDSIDLPLFNRALRGGYPPGSTIKPVIALAALETDTITPEKRIWDPGFYQINQNGRRYRDWKRSGHGWVNLNDAMAESCDVWFYEVGHKMGVDPMSDFLGRFGVGADTSLDLPEAITSFLPSREWKENDRRLPWYPGDSINLSIGQGFLVMTPLQLATTASVLANRGRWVQPHMLQGLVPELGDTPVPFNPIYRRKPKPADVVLKNPDHWDHVIGGMVSVMHGAKGTARRSAQGAQYRIAGKTGTAQVVGIAQDAEYDAEALAERHRDHALFIAFAPADNPRIAVAVVVENGGGGSSTAAPIAREVMDAWLVGDYNNDLQVKP; encoded by the coding sequence ATGGCACCCTTTGAGCGCTTGAAGGACTATTCTCAGGAAAGCATCACCTTTACCAACCGGGCCGCTTTTGCCTTCGGCTGTGTACTGTTGTTGATGCTGATACTGATTGGGCGCGTCTACTATCTGCAGGTGATCGAGTTTGACCGCTATGCGGCCATATCCGAAAAAAATCGAGTGCAGCTACAGCCTGTTGCCCCTCGTCGAGGGCTTATCTATGATCGCAACGGGGTGCTGTTGGCCGATAACCAGCCCAACTTTTCGGTCACTCTGCTGAAAGAGGAAGTGCAGGATCTCGATACCACACTGGCTGAGCTGGCCGAGCTGATTGAATTGAGTGAACGTGATATCGAGCGTTTCGAGCAGCGTCTGCAACAGCGCCGGCGGCCGTTCGAAACGGTTCCGTTACGTTTTGGTTTGAGCGAAGACGAAATCGCCCGCATTTCACTGAATTATCATCGGCTCCCAGGTGTGCAGGTTGAAGCCGACCTGATTCGACGCTACCCCTACGGAGAATCCCTGGCGCATGCGCTGGGCTATGTAGGCAGGATAAACGAGCGTGAGTTGGGGCAAGTCGACCCGATCAACTATGCCGCCACACACTATATTGGCAAGCTGGGTATCGAGCGGTTCTATGAAGACCTTCTACACGGGCAAGTGGGTTTCCAGAAAGTAGAGACCAATGCTCGGGGGCGTATTTTGCGCGTGCTTGAACGTGAAGACCCGGTGCCGGGGCAGAATATACAGCTGAGTCTGGATCTGCGCCTGCAGCAGTTTTCCGAGTCTCTGTTAGAGGGACGGCGAGCTTCCATTGTGGCGATTGAGCCAGGCAGCGGCGAAATACTGGCACTGGTCAGTACACCGGGTTATGACCCCAACCTGTTCGTGACCGGCATCTCCAGTCGTGACTACAGCGCTTTGCGTGACTCTATTGATCTGCCATTGTTCAACCGTGCTTTGCGGGGCGGTTATCCACCGGGATCCACCATCAAGCCGGTCATCGCGCTGGCGGCACTGGAAACGGATACGATTACGCCAGAGAAAAGAATCTGGGACCCCGGCTTCTATCAGATCAATCAAAATGGTCGCCGCTATCGTGACTGGAAGCGTAGCGGGCATGGCTGGGTTAATCTCAATGATGCCATGGCTGAATCCTGCGATGTCTGGTTCTATGAGGTGGGTCACAAGATGGGCGTTGACCCAATGTCTGACTTCCTCGGTCGTTTCGGAGTGGGGGCAGATACCAGTCTGGATCTGCCGGAAGCCATCACATCCTTCCTGCCCTCAAGGGAGTGGAAAGAAAATGATCGTCGTTTGCCCTGGTACCCTGGTGACTCTATCAACCTGAGTATAGGGCAGGGCTTTCTGGTTATGACGCCACTGCAGCTGGCAACGACAGCCTCCGTGTTGGCCAACCGTGGGCGTTGGGTACAGCCGCACATGCTGCAGGGGCTGGTGCCGGAGTTGGGAGACACCCCGGTACCGTTTAATCCGATCTACCGACGCAAGCCAAAGCCGGCTGATGTTGTACTCAAGAATCCTGACCATTGGGATCACGTGATTGGTGGCATGGTGTCGGTCATGCATGGCGCAAAAGGTACTGCTCGCCGCTCCGCCCAAGGGGCGCAGTATCGTATCGCGGGCAAGACCGGTACGGCCCAGGTGGTTGGTATTGCGCAGGATGCGGAATACGATGCTGAAGCACTGGCAGAACGGCACCGTGACCATGCCCTGTTTATTGCGTTCGCGCCAGCGGATAATCCCCGCATAGCTGTGGCCGTCGTAGTCGAAAATGGGGGCGGCGGGTCGAGTACCGCAGCTCCCATTGCACGTGAAGTGATGGATGCCTGGCTCGTAGGCGATTACAACAATGACCTGCAGGTGAAACCATGA
- the mltB gene encoding lytic murein transglycosylase B, whose translation MRKKIGTLLLAGLMLAGAGTGYAADGYDTHPLADDVVTRLAEQGFDADEVRKVLAEAQRQESILEAISRPAERRLTWGEYRKIFVEPNRISQGVSFWNEHEDTLKRAEETYGVPAEIIVAIIGVETRYGRIMGRYRVLDALATLGFDYPKRADFFRGQLIEFMQMVREENLDPTELVGSYAGAMGYGQFIPSSFRNYAVDFDADGKRNIWSNKVDAIGSVANYFNKHGWKAGEPVRSNVVMNEPADPQWVNAGLKPEVSLAEWEARGVSTRRNLDPEQKATLMELTMDDGEHYWFGLHNFYVITRYNHSHLYAMAVYELSQAIREARESQGR comes from the coding sequence ATGCGCAAGAAGATCGGAACACTGCTGCTGGCAGGGCTGATGCTGGCCGGAGCAGGCACAGGTTATGCGGCTGACGGATATGACACTCATCCACTCGCCGACGACGTCGTAACCAGGCTCGCTGAACAGGGCTTTGATGCTGATGAAGTGCGTAAGGTACTGGCTGAAGCTCAGCGACAGGAGTCGATTCTGGAAGCCATTTCGCGCCCTGCGGAGCGCCGCCTGACCTGGGGTGAGTATCGCAAGATTTTTGTGGAACCGAACCGGATCAGTCAGGGAGTCAGCTTCTGGAATGAGCATGAAGATACCCTCAAGCGAGCAGAAGAAACCTACGGTGTCCCGGCGGAAATTATCGTTGCCATTATCGGTGTCGAGACTCGCTACGGCCGTATCATGGGGCGTTATCGAGTACTGGATGCCCTGGCGACACTCGGCTTTGATTACCCCAAACGGGCTGATTTCTTCAGGGGGCAGCTGATCGAGTTCATGCAGATGGTGCGTGAGGAAAATCTCGATCCCACTGAGCTGGTGGGTTCCTATGCCGGTGCCATGGGCTATGGCCAGTTCATCCCCTCGAGTTTCCGCAACTACGCTGTGGACTTCGATGCTGATGGCAAGCGCAATATCTGGAGCAACAAGGTCGATGCCATTGGCAGTGTCGCCAACTATTTTAATAAGCATGGCTGGAAGGCTGGTGAGCCGGTACGTTCCAACGTGGTCATGAATGAACCGGCTGACCCTCAATGGGTTAATGCTGGCCTTAAGCCCGAAGTCAGTCTGGCCGAGTGGGAGGCGCGAGGTGTCTCCACGCGACGTAACCTTGATCCGGAACAGAAGGCAACCCTGATGGAACTGACCATGGATGACGGTGAGCATTACTGGTTCGGGCTGCATAACTTTTATGTCATTACCCGCTATAACCATAGCCACCTCTATGCCATGGCGGTGTATGAGCTGAGTCAGGCGATTCGTGAAGCACGTGAATCACAGGGGCGTTGA
- the rodA gene encoding rod shape-determining protein RodA has product MSHRDFQRTMPGSNVHLQRPDGLWRYTHLDGWLLLLLLLLCGFGLFVLYSASGQDFGYVNRQAVRMGAGFVVILVLAQIQPRTYRFLAPLAYIAGVGLLLGVLFFGVGAKGAQRWLELPGFRFQPSELMKLAVPLMVAAWLTRQQLPPTFRHLLSTLVLLAIPTALIMKQPDLGTSLLIAASGVFVILLSGVYWRWIFIALGLVGAALPALWAIMKDYQRQRVLTFLDPESDPLGAGWNIIQSKTAIGSGGLPGKGWLHGTQSQLDFLPESHTDFIIAVIGEELGMSGVLILLALYLLIIARGLIIAVQAQDSFARLLAGSITLTFFVYVFVNIGMVTGLLPVVGVPLPMVSYGGTSIVTLMAGFGILMSIRTHRQMLTR; this is encoded by the coding sequence ATGAGTCATCGTGACTTTCAACGCACCATGCCAGGCAGCAACGTGCACCTTCAGCGGCCGGATGGACTCTGGCGCTATACCCACCTGGATGGTTGGCTGTTGCTGTTACTGCTGCTGCTGTGTGGGTTTGGTCTTTTTGTGCTCTACAGTGCCTCAGGGCAGGATTTTGGCTATGTGAATCGCCAGGCCGTCAGGATGGGTGCCGGCTTTGTGGTCATTCTGGTGTTGGCACAGATCCAGCCCAGAACCTATCGGTTTCTGGCTCCTCTGGCCTATATAGCCGGGGTTGGTTTGCTGCTGGGTGTGTTGTTCTTCGGTGTTGGTGCCAAGGGCGCGCAGCGCTGGCTGGAACTGCCGGGATTCCGCTTTCAGCCTTCAGAATTGATGAAGCTGGCGGTGCCTTTGATGGTTGCAGCCTGGTTAACGCGACAGCAGTTGCCGCCCACTTTCCGGCATCTGCTCAGTACGCTGGTACTGTTGGCAATCCCAACTGCTTTGATCATGAAACAGCCCGATCTTGGGACTTCATTGTTAATCGCGGCTTCAGGTGTGTTCGTTATTCTGCTTTCGGGTGTCTATTGGCGCTGGATTTTTATTGCCCTTGGGCTGGTTGGGGCTGCCTTGCCGGCGCTCTGGGCCATTATGAAAGACTATCAGCGTCAGCGGGTACTTACTTTCCTGGACCCTGAAAGTGATCCGCTGGGGGCAGGCTGGAACATTATCCAGTCCAAAACCGCCATTGGCTCCGGTGGCCTGCCGGGCAAGGGTTGGCTGCATGGCACCCAGTCACAGCTCGATTTTCTGCCGGAGTCGCATACCGACTTCATTATTGCGGTGATTGGTGAAGAGCTGGGAATGTCCGGCGTATTGATTCTGCTGGCGCTATACCTGTTGATCATTGCACGAGGGCTGATTATTGCGGTGCAGGCACAAGACAGCTTTGCTCGCCTGCTGGCCGGCAGTATTACGCTGACTTTTTTTGTATATGTGTTCGTGAATATCGGAATGGTGACCGGGTTGCTGCCGGTGGTGGGGGTACCCCTGCCAATGGTCAGTTACGGCGGGACCTCAATTGTGACGCTGATGGCGGGGTTTGGCATACTGATGTCCATCAGGACACACAGACAGATGCTGACCCGCTGA
- a CDS encoding D-alanyl-D-alanine carboxypeptidase family protein — MAQRLTLQHFFALSVLLMLVASTAQAVSALIPAPPQIAARAYLVMDADTGHVIAADREDERFPPASLTKMMTSYVVEYEIAKGNIALEDMVLVSEKAWRTGGSRMFIQEGTQVSVDDLLHGVIIQSGNDASVALAEHIAGSERAFADLMNQHARLLGMENTHFENATGLPAEDHYSTAIDLAKLGKALINEFPQHYALYSQKYFTYNNIRQPNRNKLLWRDDSVDGIKTGHTDEAGYCLVASAERDDMRLISVVMGSSSEEVRAQESQKLLSYGFRYYRTHALYEAGQVLRDEKVWAGSRDQIRLGVAENLAVTVPRGQTDQLEASIELDKVIKAPVASGDVLGQVQITLQGERVASVPLVALEAVPEGGLFKRIWHAILLFFIGLIG, encoded by the coding sequence ATGGCGCAACGACTCACTCTTCAACACTTCTTCGCTCTTTCTGTCCTGCTGATGCTGGTGGCGAGCACAGCCCAGGCGGTTTCAGCCCTGATTCCGGCTCCACCCCAGATTGCAGCGCGTGCCTATCTGGTGATGGATGCCGATACGGGACATGTCATCGCCGCGGACCGTGAAGATGAGCGCTTCCCGCCCGCCAGTCTGACCAAAATGATGACCAGCTATGTGGTCGAATACGAGATTGCCAAGGGCAATATTGCACTTGAAGACATGGTTCTGGTGAGTGAAAAGGCCTGGCGTACTGGTGGCTCACGCATGTTTATCCAGGAAGGAACGCAGGTCAGCGTGGATGATCTGCTGCACGGCGTTATTATCCAGTCAGGCAACGATGCCTCAGTTGCATTGGCCGAGCATATTGCCGGCAGCGAGCGGGCATTTGCTGACTTGATGAACCAGCATGCGCGCCTGCTGGGGATGGAAAACACCCATTTCGAGAATGCCACTGGCCTGCCGGCAGAAGACCATTATTCAACGGCGATCGATTTGGCAAAACTGGGCAAGGCCCTGATTAACGAATTCCCCCAGCACTACGCTCTCTATTCACAAAAGTACTTTACCTATAACAATATACGTCAGCCCAACCGCAACAAGCTGCTGTGGCGTGATGACAGCGTAGATGGCATCAAAACCGGTCATACTGACGAAGCTGGCTACTGTCTGGTGGCCTCGGCCGAACGTGATGATATGCGCCTGATCTCAGTGGTAATGGGTAGCAGCAGTGAAGAGGTAAGGGCACAGGAGAGCCAGAAGCTGCTGTCTTACGGTTTCCGTTACTACCGAACCCACGCGCTGTACGAAGCGGGTCAGGTGCTGCGTGACGAAAAAGTCTGGGCCGGCAGCCGCGACCAGATTCGACTTGGCGTGGCCGAAAACCTGGCCGTGACCGTTCCGCGAGGCCAGACCGACCAGCTCGAAGCCAGTATTGAACTGGATAAGGTGATCAAGGCCCCGGTGGCCAGCGGTGATGTGTTGGGGCAGGTTCAGATAACTCTTCAGGGAGAACGCGTGGCATCGGTTCCCCTGGTTGCGCTGGAAGCCGTTCCTGAAGGTGGGCTGTTCAAGCGTATCTGGCACGCGATACTGCTTTTCTTCATTGGCCTGATCGGC